The Procambarus clarkii isolate CNS0578487 chromosome 68, FALCON_Pclarkii_2.0, whole genome shotgun sequence genomic interval AGAGTTGCCCTGTTTGTCTGACTATGCTTTTGAAGAGTGAAAAGGTCTAGTTGGTAAAGGAAGAGGCAGTAGATGGTGATGATACATGAAGGAGACTAGCAGGACATCTTCAATATTACTACGTATTGTAGATGACTAAATCCGAGTCTTGTCCTTGATAATACAGTGGCATCTCTAAAACCCCATTCTGAGCAAAATTGTTCACTTTTTCTCCACTCAACACTACTAGAGAAACTTACGGAGCAAAATCTAAAATCCAACCTGTCACATGCTCAACaatcgggccgtggggacgctaagccccggaagcacctcaaggtaaggtgtgcTGGATATCTTCAAATAGAACCCGACTGTAAAATGACATCATCATCATTTTCTCCCACATCCCAGCCTCTGAACATGTACGACCTGTGTTGCTGTTTCTCTCTTTCCAGAGCAGTTTATTTATAGCTACTTTTTAATGCAAAGGGTCACCTCTTCCTTGGTACTcctgcaacaccaacacacacattttcttctaattgttattattaataGTAGGTATTTTGATGAACATCTAAAATAGTTTACAGACTACACTGAGCACGAGAGTATCACTGACTTGAGGCAGTACTATGAGCACGAGTCAGCCACATTGCACACTTAGCCACGTAGATGTTTTGTAGCGTCTTGTAGCCACATGACTACGCAGATGTAAAAGTAGCACTGTTCATATTACTCGAGACAATGGAGCTGGTTCGTATAGCGTATCCCGATGCCAAACGGGGTGGACTTTGGAAGCTGTGTGTAAGAACTGGAATTTGCAAGTCTGATGTTCATAAGAGGGGAAACCCCTTTAACCTCCTAACAAGGTTTCTGTGCATACTGCCCATTCAGTCTTATATCACATTCCTCACCACCTTCTCAAACTCAGGTCCTTTCCTTTGTCTGTAGTGATATTCTATTGAATAGCTACTCCTATCATGAATTTAATATACCAAACTACTGCTGCAATAACATGGATAACTGAATTAATATTATCAAAATTATGAATATCAAATGCAGATTTTCAAGTCTACTGTATAAAACCTACGTTATGTTGTATTGAAGTACGGTGGTACCTCCACTTACGAATTTCATCTTAGGGACGGGCCGGAACTCGAAATTTTTTAACTCAaaatgaattttcccataaggaataatgtaaattgaattgatCCATTCTACACccctaaaaatattaacttaaaaatacattttatactgaataccacTCTTTTTGTACTAGCTACAATACAGCGtgtatatcttacctttattaaggactcttgttggcgtatgaaagatggtgaggagggaggggaggagatgTGTTACTCCTGATTATAACATCAGGCGGTAATGACTTCTTTGGGGTACtcactctctcctacgttttgcaggcatCCCACTAGAACGTAAttatggctcactgcttgcttgtcttatcttcaggttatcgagatgatttcggggcttagtgtccccgtggcctggtcctcgaccaggcctcctttttgtttcacacccccaggaagcagcccatagcagctgtcttaactcccaggtacctatttactgctaggtaacaggtacatcagggtgaaagaaactctgcccatttgtttctgcctccaccagggatcaaacccggaacctcaggactacgaatctaaagcactgtccactcagctgtcaggcccctttctaagtcttactaagaatctgtctaaagacacttgtttttctctacattttaacacttgtctgtagtgagatatcacattgtcatttaaaaggtcaatgcaatggcctgctacaacTTTCAATAAAACAACAAAACTTTGTTGAAACTTTGTTAAAACTTTCCAACAAAACTTtgtagttcttcccatacttcacacattttcttaacgaGGAAGGGACatcgggacatcctctactgcctctactcacaactattttcttaggttgaaccttaccactgactttcttgggacccgtgGCATGATatctaataattacttttatgttccaaaacaaaaaagcacaaaatcgatgaaattctttacaaagaattcaagcatgATCATTACTAGACAGGTGGCTCTGGTAAACTGTGGCAGGGTTgcccgtgccaccaggaaccatgcACTTGGTCCACCCATATGTGTATCAACAGACATTCGAGGCAAAGGTCTTAAGTCGAGTCGAATATTCCGACAAAATTGGGGTCATAACTCAAAAAATTCGTAAGTATTTTACTCCTACGGATTCGTaagtcgaggttccactgtacagtacatatgacaaaatttaattacaattagtgAGTGGATATGCAATAAGTTTGTGAAAGTTTGAAGAGAACTTCAATTAACATGAGGTAGGAAGATACTTTCCAAATATTTATTAGTCATACAAACACAACCTATTTCTTCAGATGAAATCATCTCACGTCCATAAAATTAATTCAGAAAGTACATTTCAGTCCTGAGTACTCTTCATTCATTTATACcaacaaaattaaaaatataattcaAATATAAATTCCATGTACTGTACTGGAAAGCATCACTTAAGAAAATTGGAGCTTTTGTATTTGTAATTGGTCTCAGTTCAGTCACCAAGATTAAGTGAACCAGTCAAAGATAGCTCACACTAATGTTATCCTTCCTCCCTTAACACTTAGCACTGCCTCTAACGAGGAATGTATATCACTGACATTGTAATGGTATCACTACTTTACCCAAGATGCTTAACCAAAGTATTTTGTACAAGGATTGTTATATTACTGCATTATGTATGTGTGTAATCCAATTTCAGGCAAATTGATCCAGAATTAAGTACCATTGATAAAATGCTGTTTTATCCTTAACAGCATGACTACACTAAAAGAGAATCTTGCACCTCTACATCACATCTCTCACACATTTTCAAATCTACTTTCATAAATATTTCAAATATTTTCCAATATTGAGTCCTATTAAAAACAGCTCTAAACCATTCAACCCCAATACAACCACAATGCAACTAAATACTACAAATTGTATCTGCCTACACACTCATTCTACTATAAAAATAAATGTAATATTCTCTCCTATGATTTCAATACCCTTCGATAAACTATGTAAGATATAACTGCTATGGCCATTGCTGCTGTTAATGATGCTAGTAAAGTTTTACTTTGCTTCAGGGTTCCGCGGAGTTTAGTCAAACGCATTGCATTTGCTGAGAAGTATGTAGCTCTCTGCAACATAATGTATAGTCTTAATAAACAATTATGCACTCCCAAAATTCAACATGCAATGGTAGCTTACTTATATAGTTCAATTACtttattttaatttaaaaaataaaagatgTACCCAGTATCAGAAGTTTTAATTTGAAATATAAACTAGGAATGAAAATAAAGGAATAAGCTACCTTACCTTAAATGAATCTCTCTTCTGTATTTTATACCAGTAAGCCTCCAGGAGAGGACGCTTTTCTTCAGCCCAAAATCTTCGTTCATAGCCCAAACAATTAAGGCGATTTAGAAGAATAGCCAAGTCTATATCTGCAATGCTAAACAACTCTCCACACAACCACCAAGATGATTTACCTGAAACATGAATATAAATATGCATGAAACAACAAGCAAAAATTTACAACCACTTTTATCCAAGAACTTGAACAACTTCACTAATAATGTTCAAGAAATGACccaatatttaataaaatattacaGTTTTTGTATTACCCTCTATTTTGACTATGTATCCCAATTTTAACTACTTCAGGTAGTCCATATGTTGTACTCTCTTAGCTCACACAACTTACAAGTGTATATGTTAGTGATGGAAAATTATTCCATCACTGCCAAGGGATGGGTATGAACTCAATAATAAAATAATGAGACCTTACAAAGGAACTGATCTACAGAAACAGGTAAATGCTTTTTAATGTCAATAAATAcataccttgcatgtggggcacaacAATCCACATCACAACTGCCAAAAAGACGGCACTACCTTATCTACCTTATAACAGATAGAGGaggaaaaggaccttggagtcagaatccaccatTCACTAAatgttgcacaacaagtgggagagCGGAAGTAAAAAAAGGAAATAAAACCCTGGGAATAATTAAGCGTACCTTTACCTTCAAGAAAAAGAAAGTAGTCGCTCAATTGTACAAGTCTCTGGTGTGCCCCCACCTGGATCAatgcatccaggcatggagacctcattttcagaaagacatagctgccctgaagaaggtgcaacaccggacaacaaaaatcataccagagcatGGTCATTTCAAGtatcaggaatggttgagggccactgggctaacaacactgcaaaccaggcatgacagggcagatctcatcgcaatctttaaaatactgaacagtttggaggatactgatctggacaatttcttcaaaaggtcagatgtaacacaaacgagGAGCaatgggttcaagctcaacaaaccacaatgaaggaaagaaaacagatgctttttcaccttagggttgtaaacccatggaactgcctacccactgaagctgtaaatgccaaaactctactGGGGTTTAAAATACAGATGGAtaagatcaaggcaaatgggggggggggaccttcggcaagctgccggcttcctgtcctcatcaaggccactagtattagtggccctcgattaaattcaggtaaatatgatTTTGTGGTCCACTatacaagaaatttaactttttaagaaatattgcctgTAGCTGCTCTTTCAAATTTCTATTTTTCCGATTGTAACCTACATATTCAGTTTTAATTTGCATCTACTCTATAAGGCAACCCACATTTTCATGTCTTAAATTTTAGCACATCACTATCACTCAAAGGAATAATGCAATGACAAACGTTGAGAATGCAAAGCTTCAGAGTCTTTTTTCAGAATACAAATGTGAGCAGAGAATACACATGTGGACTATGGTCACAAACATCCAATCTGAGCAATTCCACTTGGTTGTCCCTAAAACACAATTCCACTGTTCATGGGGGAGCGAATCATGTAGTGAGGTAGGGCACCAGTGCCAGTGAGAACTTCTCAAATGTCTCTTCAGGGCCATACTGGTACTAAGGCTTCTGGAGAGTTTCCAACTGAAGAGATCCTTACAGTTGCAACCTCAAAAGTCACACACAGAGAATTTACATCGTTGGCAACTCTGAAATCCTTACGGTGCCCAAACAAACTTGTGGTGTGCTCCTTCAGCTACCTGCCCCTCCCATCATCAGGTTCAAGAACCTGAACCACAAGATGGTACACCTCGATGAAATTTAACCCATTCTTTCTCAATTGTCAGATTGTTAGGAGGAAAGAAAGCCAGATTCAAATTCAGCAGCATATTCATCCATTGAAAATTTCTATGCAATGTCAATGCATACTATAAATATAACATTCACATGTGTGTTTATAATTCTTAGCgagttctctaattttttgcatgTCGGTTTACAGTTAGCAGTGAATTACTAAGTTATCATTCTTTAGCAGTCACTGCAAGATTTACCTAGGCTGAAGGTGACTGGCACaggacaccagcactgccagccaTGCCAACCTGTTCTGCCAATTATGGCTGTCTGGAatgcctgcctggcctgcctgcccTGCTAGTCCTGGGCTGGAGTGGGTGAAAGGGAGGCAGGCGCAGTGACTGGCAGATGATGcaccaacatttttttttttttttttgagatatatacaagtgttgttacattcctgtacagccactagtacgcgtagcgtttcgggcaggtccctggaatacgatcccctgccgcgaagaatcgttttttcatccaagtacacattttactgttgcgttaaacagaggctacagttaaggaattgcgcccagtaaatcctccccggccaggatacgaacccatgacatagcgctcgcggaacgccaggcgagtgtcttaccactacaccacggagactgttaagacAGTCAGACGGAGACATTCTACTCATATAGTACCTCCCACTCATATATCCTTATACCTACACACATTTTATGTTTTATTACTTTAATATAAAGTTATAATATTTATTTCTCCTGTTTAAAAGTTATTAAAATGTGGAACATTTTAAGGCAGGAACATGTCTTGGGGTTTAACATGGCAATATATGAATAAAAAAAATCTTTCATTAAACAAATTTTGTATACTGTAATTTTTATTAGGACAATTAAAAGTTATATTACGTGTATTTGAAATTATGTAATACCATTCAATAATTTCAAACCGTCATTACTACAAGGTGTTTAAGTCAATGTCTTGGCCACCAGCCTGTTACCAAAACTATATCCAGAAGTTTGTGTGTTTAGAAAGAAGAAACTTTTAACTGTACTGAATCCCTATGCCAGTAAAAATGCCATTAATCCCCCACTATTATATTTCTTTACCTTCAGTATGGGATGACAGTTCATCTTCCACTTTCTGTAGAACCGAGTCAAACTCCTGTAACACCTCATCCATTTCTTCTCTGGTTTTGTTTAGGTTAAGTGAGCCATGCTCTGCTGCAGCTGCCTTCTCCATGAGGGCTTCTTGGAATTCTGGAGTCTTTTCTGCATGTTCTCTTATAATAACATGGCGAGTCTTAGCGGTTTCTGGGAATCAAGAAATTGAACCATGGCATATTATTTGGATGTGCATGACTGCAAAACACACAAAAACAACttgatgaattattaaataatgAGATGACTAATGTGTCGATGGATACCTACACTAgtaacactacattacactatccCTTTTCCATTTCACTCTAATACAGACACACTTTCTGCAATACTGAATATGTTAATGACAAATATTATGGGACATTAATTGTTTATACAAACAAGCTTAAACCACAAAGCTTCCAGCATTTAAGAAGAAAACTTATTTACTTTTCAAGTTGTTTTAAATGTATGCTCAGTATAGCCCCAGCATGTTCAAGAACTGCTGAAATAACTGTGGCCAATATGCATCACAAGTGTTGCCAAGTGCTTGCACAGCTCTTATAACAACCTTCCCAAACTTTAGGCAATCAACTGTGGCGTGGTATCAGTACCGGACAACTAGTGGTCCAGAGTACCAGAATgcaatactcggcctactatgcaaagcccaatttgcctaatgaaCCAAATTTGtcctgaattgatatatttttctacattttttcttatgaaatgataaatctatccatttcattatgtataagatcactttgtttaatttgagttaaaactaatgtaaatctatgacagaacctaaccaaccctaccgaacctacctaacacatcttaacctaacctaaaccaacataagtaaattatttatgttcctaatttaatataataataataattcaaataaaccaattagaAACCATTTTTTGAAAAAAAcgaaaaatcactcggcctattaggcaaatcagcccTTGCATCCACCaagtcttttttctctctctgattccTGAAGGGCTTCCTCTCCCATGTGATACAGTCTTATATAAGGTTGTTAACAAATGTCAAGATAGGGCTGCACACCTGGTGAGAAGCAATGTACTTGGGCCAATGATGTGCATGTTCTAGTTAATATTATGGTTGTCATTGTTATAATATCAATAAGAAAATACACAGTAACATAATTTGTACTTATATACCTTTCATTCTTTTAAGGAGGAGTGGAGTGAATGGTGGTTTGGGGTTATCCACTAGTTCTGGATGAATGGCTGTTCCGAACGTTAAAGCAGGAATAGGAAGAGTCTCTAGAAGGTCTCGAAATCTCTGGATATTTTTGCTTTCCTCGCTGCCTTTTTCCTTTGGAGTCAGCTGCCCAAACTGCCCTGTGTAACATAACAATACTGGCTGGTAAT includes:
- the Gdap1 gene encoding ganglioside-induced differentiation-associated protein 1 translates to MYDSTSQPAPLHQLPQHPPSLSLTPTTISWTGRTTAGTPPPLTTMTSQDTNTNGNGNTLKLYYWYTSFYSQRVLMALYEKRVPFKTQIVSLLAEEQYEPWFLKLNPRAEVPVLTDGVKVIPDSIRIIEYLEDNFSNGQFGQLTPKEKGSEESKNIQRFRDLLETLPIPALTFGTAIHPELVDNPKPPFTPLLLKRMKETAKTRHVIIREHAEKTPEFQEALMEKAAAAEHGSLNLNKTREEMDEVLQEFDSVLQKVEDELSSHTEGKSSWWLCGELFSIADIDLAILLNRLNCLGYERRFWAEEKRPLLEAYWYKIQKRDSFKRATYFSANAMRLTKLRGTLKQSKTLLASLTAAMAIAVISYIVYRRVLKS